From Scleropages formosus chromosome 25, fSclFor1.1, whole genome shotgun sequence, a single genomic window includes:
- the ggnbp2 gene encoding gametogenetin-binding protein 2 isoform X1, whose product MARLVAVCRDGDEDFPFLSRQIPLYIDDALTMVMEFSDNMLNLESHQINSLQMKQFIQDHGMLKQHDLNIAMMVTSREVFSALSQMVPCVGCRRSVERLFSQLVESGNPALEPLVVGSSGELSVTRTCMADAKKLYTLFYVHGSKLNDMIDAIPKSKKNKRCQLHSLDTHKPKPLGGSWMDVWELMSQECRDEVVLIDSACLLETLETYLRKHRFCTDCKNKVLRAYNILVGELDCSKEKGYCAALYEGLRCCPHERHIHVCCETDFIAHLLGRAEPEFAGGYERRERHAKTIDIAQEEVLTCLGIHLYERLHRIWQKLRAEEQTWHMLFYLGVDALRKSFEMAVEKVQGISRLEQLCEELSEEERVREMKQEKKRQKRKNRRKNKCGFDMPRQEAEGKERSLDESSLEAVEGGCTACGGAEESSGCVQVIVANDATSCSCPDSAILSSPKAKKDLSPLSNGSDCGYSSSMEGSESGSREGSDVACTEGICNHDEAEGDYSCGHRCREDKEEDTADSCVECWANSEENTKGKNKKKKKKNKGLGNEQDHKTGVGCIGDVNCRGSAEDGHSALLTCRTKERCAKLCCQTFASIALQLPWAEHRKTRNYFSGPPEVNSYTRWDSSTKSLMELLDECEITSDEENCLTQDEIQSFLENNKSFYSNRDQYRQHLKDKFTKYCHSNESKEPVCPAEWLTMTSLN is encoded by the exons ATGGTGATGGAATTTTCTGATAACATGCTGAACCTTGAAAGTCATCAGATAAACAGTTTGCAGATGAAGCAATTCATTCAG GACCATGGCATGCTGAAACAGCACGACCTCAACATTGCCATGATGGTGACTTCACGGGAGGTGTTCAGCGCACTGTCACAGATGGTGCCATGCGTGGGCTGCCGACGAAGTGTTGAGCGTCTCTTCTCCCAGCTTGTGGAGTCAGGAAACCCAGCTCTGGAGCCACTGGTTGTTGGCTCATCTGGAGAGCTGTCAGTCACAAGGACCTGCATGGCAGATGCCAAGAAGCTCTACACACTCTTCTATGTCCATGG CTCGAAGTTGAATGACATGATTGATGCCATTCCgaaaagtaaaaagaataaacGCTGCCAGTTGCACTCCTTAGATACGCACAAACCTAAGCCGCTGGG GGGTAGCTGGATGGATGTATGGGAACTCATGTCTCAGGAATGCAGAGATGAAGTTGTTTTAATTGACAGCGCCTGTCTTTTAGAAACTCTAGAAACATACTTGCGCAAGCATCG GTTTTGCACTGACTGCAAGAACAAGGTACTGAGGGCGTACAACATTCTGGTGGGCGAGTTGGACTGCAGCAAGGAGAAGGGATACTGCGCGGCGCTGTACGAGGGCCTGCGGTGCTGCCCCCATGAGCGCCACATCCACGTGTGCTGCGAGACAGACTTCATAGCCCATCTCCTTGGCCGTGCTGAGCCCGAGTTTGCTGGAGGGTATGA GCGCAGAGAAAGGCATGCCAAAACTATAGATATTGCTCAAGAAGAGGTCCTCACCTGTTTGGGAATCCACCTATATGAGCGTCTGCACAGAATCTGGCAGAAACTAAGGGCAGAAGAACAGACCTGGCATATGCTCTTCTACCTGGGAGTTGATGCGTTACGCAAAAGCTTTGAG ATGGCAGTAGAGAAAGTGCAGGGGATCAGTCGCCTGGAGCAACTGTGTGAAGAGCTCTCTGAGGAGGAGCGAGTGCGGGAGATGAAGCAAGAGAAGAAGAGACAGAAGCGTAAGAACAGACGCAAAAACAAGTGTGGCTTCGACATGCCCAGGCAGGAGGCCGAGGGCAAGGAAAGGAGCCTGGATGAG AGTTCGTTAGAGGCAGTGGAGGGCGGCTGTACGGCCTGCGGTGGTGCAGAAGAGTCAAGTGGTTGTGTGCAAGTCATTGTTGCCAACGATGCCACATCCTGCAGCTGCCCTGACAGTGCCATACTGAGCTCCCCTAAGGCCAAGAAAG ACCTGTCTCCGCTTAGCAATGGCAGTGACTGTGGATACTCCTCCAGCATGGAAGGCAGCGAGTCAGGCTCCCGGGAAGGTTCAGATGTGGCGTGCACTGAGGGCATCTGTAACCATGACGAAGCAG AAGGAGACTACTCCTGTGGGCACCGCTGCAGAGAGGACAAGGAAGAGGACACAGCAGATAGCTGTGTGGAGTGTTGGGCCAACTCTGAAGAGAATacaaaaggcaaaaacaaaaaaaagaagaagaagaacaaaggCCTCGGTAATGAGCAG GATCATAAGACGGGTGTAGGCTGCATAGGGGATGTGAACTGCCGAGGGAGCGCGGAAGATGGCCACTCTGCATTGCTCACCTGCCGGACCAAAGAAAGGTGTGCCAAACTGTGCTGCCAGACCTTTGCAAGCATTGCACTTCAGTTGCCCTGGGCAGAACATCGGAAAACGCGGAACTACTTTTCTGGACCACCAGAAGTAAACTCCTACACACGCTGggacagcagcacaaagagtCTCATGGAACTTCTT GATGAGTGTGAAATAACTTCAGATGAAGAGAACTGTCTAACACAGGATGAAATCCAGTCTTTTCTTGAAAACAACAAGTCCTTCTACAGCAACCGGGATCAGTACCGACAGCACCTGAAAGATAAGTTCACAAAGTACTGCCACTCAAATGAGAGCAAGGAGCCTGTTTGTCCTGCGGAGTGGCTGACTATGACCAGCCTGAACTAA
- the ggnbp2 gene encoding gametogenetin-binding protein 2 isoform X2, which produces MARLVAVCRDGDEDFPFLSRQIPLYIDDALTMVMEFSDNMLNLESHQINSLQMKQFIQDHGMLKQHDLNIAMMVTSREVFSALSQMVPCVGCRRSVERLFSQLVESGNPALEPLVVGSSGELSVTRTCMADAKKLYTLFYVHGSKLNDMIDAIPKSKKNKRCQLHSLDTHKPKPLGGSWMDVWELMSQECRDEVVLIDSACLLETLETYLRKHRFCTDCKNKVLRAYNILVGELDCSKEKGYCAALYEGLRCCPHERHIHVCCETDFIAHLLGRAEPEFAGGRRERHAKTIDIAQEEVLTCLGIHLYERLHRIWQKLRAEEQTWHMLFYLGVDALRKSFEMAVEKVQGISRLEQLCEELSEEERVREMKQEKKRQKRKNRRKNKCGFDMPRQEAEGKERSLDESSLEAVEGGCTACGGAEESSGCVQVIVANDATSCSCPDSAILSSPKAKKDLSPLSNGSDCGYSSSMEGSESGSREGSDVACTEGICNHDEAEGDYSCGHRCREDKEEDTADSCVECWANSEENTKGKNKKKKKKNKGLGNEQDHKTGVGCIGDVNCRGSAEDGHSALLTCRTKERCAKLCCQTFASIALQLPWAEHRKTRNYFSGPPEVNSYTRWDSSTKSLMELLDECEITSDEENCLTQDEIQSFLENNKSFYSNRDQYRQHLKDKFTKYCHSNESKEPVCPAEWLTMTSLN; this is translated from the exons ATGGTGATGGAATTTTCTGATAACATGCTGAACCTTGAAAGTCATCAGATAAACAGTTTGCAGATGAAGCAATTCATTCAG GACCATGGCATGCTGAAACAGCACGACCTCAACATTGCCATGATGGTGACTTCACGGGAGGTGTTCAGCGCACTGTCACAGATGGTGCCATGCGTGGGCTGCCGACGAAGTGTTGAGCGTCTCTTCTCCCAGCTTGTGGAGTCAGGAAACCCAGCTCTGGAGCCACTGGTTGTTGGCTCATCTGGAGAGCTGTCAGTCACAAGGACCTGCATGGCAGATGCCAAGAAGCTCTACACACTCTTCTATGTCCATGG CTCGAAGTTGAATGACATGATTGATGCCATTCCgaaaagtaaaaagaataaacGCTGCCAGTTGCACTCCTTAGATACGCACAAACCTAAGCCGCTGGG GGGTAGCTGGATGGATGTATGGGAACTCATGTCTCAGGAATGCAGAGATGAAGTTGTTTTAATTGACAGCGCCTGTCTTTTAGAAACTCTAGAAACATACTTGCGCAAGCATCG GTTTTGCACTGACTGCAAGAACAAGGTACTGAGGGCGTACAACATTCTGGTGGGCGAGTTGGACTGCAGCAAGGAGAAGGGATACTGCGCGGCGCTGTACGAGGGCCTGCGGTGCTGCCCCCATGAGCGCCACATCCACGTGTGCTGCGAGACAGACTTCATAGCCCATCTCCTTGGCCGTGCTGAGCCCGAGTTTGCTGGAGG GCGCAGAGAAAGGCATGCCAAAACTATAGATATTGCTCAAGAAGAGGTCCTCACCTGTTTGGGAATCCACCTATATGAGCGTCTGCACAGAATCTGGCAGAAACTAAGGGCAGAAGAACAGACCTGGCATATGCTCTTCTACCTGGGAGTTGATGCGTTACGCAAAAGCTTTGAG ATGGCAGTAGAGAAAGTGCAGGGGATCAGTCGCCTGGAGCAACTGTGTGAAGAGCTCTCTGAGGAGGAGCGAGTGCGGGAGATGAAGCAAGAGAAGAAGAGACAGAAGCGTAAGAACAGACGCAAAAACAAGTGTGGCTTCGACATGCCCAGGCAGGAGGCCGAGGGCAAGGAAAGGAGCCTGGATGAG AGTTCGTTAGAGGCAGTGGAGGGCGGCTGTACGGCCTGCGGTGGTGCAGAAGAGTCAAGTGGTTGTGTGCAAGTCATTGTTGCCAACGATGCCACATCCTGCAGCTGCCCTGACAGTGCCATACTGAGCTCCCCTAAGGCCAAGAAAG ACCTGTCTCCGCTTAGCAATGGCAGTGACTGTGGATACTCCTCCAGCATGGAAGGCAGCGAGTCAGGCTCCCGGGAAGGTTCAGATGTGGCGTGCACTGAGGGCATCTGTAACCATGACGAAGCAG AAGGAGACTACTCCTGTGGGCACCGCTGCAGAGAGGACAAGGAAGAGGACACAGCAGATAGCTGTGTGGAGTGTTGGGCCAACTCTGAAGAGAATacaaaaggcaaaaacaaaaaaaagaagaagaagaacaaaggCCTCGGTAATGAGCAG GATCATAAGACGGGTGTAGGCTGCATAGGGGATGTGAACTGCCGAGGGAGCGCGGAAGATGGCCACTCTGCATTGCTCACCTGCCGGACCAAAGAAAGGTGTGCCAAACTGTGCTGCCAGACCTTTGCAAGCATTGCACTTCAGTTGCCCTGGGCAGAACATCGGAAAACGCGGAACTACTTTTCTGGACCACCAGAAGTAAACTCCTACACACGCTGggacagcagcacaaagagtCTCATGGAACTTCTT GATGAGTGTGAAATAACTTCAGATGAAGAGAACTGTCTAACACAGGATGAAATCCAGTCTTTTCTTGAAAACAACAAGTCCTTCTACAGCAACCGGGATCAGTACCGACAGCACCTGAAAGATAAGTTCACAAAGTACTGCCACTCAAATGAGAGCAAGGAGCCTGTTTGTCCTGCGGAGTGGCTGACTATGACCAGCCTGAACTAA
- the ggnbp2 gene encoding gametogenetin-binding protein 2 isoform X3, whose amino-acid sequence MLIKITCKLYGLGGYAMSCIWLKLFLKFSMNVREGMLRLVEKDSDGGSRGEVRCNVLFRCGLFQAPNRGSWMDVWELMSQECRDEVVLIDSACLLETLETYLRKHRFCTDCKNKVLRAYNILVGELDCSKEKGYCAALYEGLRCCPHERHIHVCCETDFIAHLLGRAEPEFAGGYERRERHAKTIDIAQEEVLTCLGIHLYERLHRIWQKLRAEEQTWHMLFYLGVDALRKSFEMAVEKVQGISRLEQLCEELSEEERVREMKQEKKRQKRKNRRKNKCGFDMPRQEAEGKERSLDESSLEAVEGGCTACGGAEESSGCVQVIVANDATSCSCPDSAILSSPKAKKDLSPLSNGSDCGYSSSMEGSESGSREGSDVACTEGICNHDEAEGDYSCGHRCREDKEEDTADSCVECWANSEENTKGKNKKKKKKNKGLGNEQDHKTGVGCIGDVNCRGSAEDGHSALLTCRTKERCAKLCCQTFASIALQLPWAEHRKTRNYFSGPPEVNSYTRWDSSTKSLMELLDECEITSDEENCLTQDEIQSFLENNKSFYSNRDQYRQHLKDKFTKYCHSNESKEPVCPAEWLTMTSLN is encoded by the exons atgttaataaaaattacGTGTAAATTATATGGTTTAGGCGGTTATGCTATGAGTTGCATATGGCTAAagttatttttgaaattttctaTGAATGTAAGAGAAGGAATGCTGAGACTTGTAGAAAAAGACAGTgatggaggcagcagaggaGAAGTCAGATGTAATGTCCTTTTTCGCTGTGGACTGTTTCAGGCCCCAAACAG GGGTAGCTGGATGGATGTATGGGAACTCATGTCTCAGGAATGCAGAGATGAAGTTGTTTTAATTGACAGCGCCTGTCTTTTAGAAACTCTAGAAACATACTTGCGCAAGCATCG GTTTTGCACTGACTGCAAGAACAAGGTACTGAGGGCGTACAACATTCTGGTGGGCGAGTTGGACTGCAGCAAGGAGAAGGGATACTGCGCGGCGCTGTACGAGGGCCTGCGGTGCTGCCCCCATGAGCGCCACATCCACGTGTGCTGCGAGACAGACTTCATAGCCCATCTCCTTGGCCGTGCTGAGCCCGAGTTTGCTGGAGGGTATGA GCGCAGAGAAAGGCATGCCAAAACTATAGATATTGCTCAAGAAGAGGTCCTCACCTGTTTGGGAATCCACCTATATGAGCGTCTGCACAGAATCTGGCAGAAACTAAGGGCAGAAGAACAGACCTGGCATATGCTCTTCTACCTGGGAGTTGATGCGTTACGCAAAAGCTTTGAG ATGGCAGTAGAGAAAGTGCAGGGGATCAGTCGCCTGGAGCAACTGTGTGAAGAGCTCTCTGAGGAGGAGCGAGTGCGGGAGATGAAGCAAGAGAAGAAGAGACAGAAGCGTAAGAACAGACGCAAAAACAAGTGTGGCTTCGACATGCCCAGGCAGGAGGCCGAGGGCAAGGAAAGGAGCCTGGATGAG AGTTCGTTAGAGGCAGTGGAGGGCGGCTGTACGGCCTGCGGTGGTGCAGAAGAGTCAAGTGGTTGTGTGCAAGTCATTGTTGCCAACGATGCCACATCCTGCAGCTGCCCTGACAGTGCCATACTGAGCTCCCCTAAGGCCAAGAAAG ACCTGTCTCCGCTTAGCAATGGCAGTGACTGTGGATACTCCTCCAGCATGGAAGGCAGCGAGTCAGGCTCCCGGGAAGGTTCAGATGTGGCGTGCACTGAGGGCATCTGTAACCATGACGAAGCAG AAGGAGACTACTCCTGTGGGCACCGCTGCAGAGAGGACAAGGAAGAGGACACAGCAGATAGCTGTGTGGAGTGTTGGGCCAACTCTGAAGAGAATacaaaaggcaaaaacaaaaaaaagaagaagaagaacaaaggCCTCGGTAATGAGCAG GATCATAAGACGGGTGTAGGCTGCATAGGGGATGTGAACTGCCGAGGGAGCGCGGAAGATGGCCACTCTGCATTGCTCACCTGCCGGACCAAAGAAAGGTGTGCCAAACTGTGCTGCCAGACCTTTGCAAGCATTGCACTTCAGTTGCCCTGGGCAGAACATCGGAAAACGCGGAACTACTTTTCTGGACCACCAGAAGTAAACTCCTACACACGCTGggacagcagcacaaagagtCTCATGGAACTTCTT GATGAGTGTGAAATAACTTCAGATGAAGAGAACTGTCTAACACAGGATGAAATCCAGTCTTTTCTTGAAAACAACAAGTCCTTCTACAGCAACCGGGATCAGTACCGACAGCACCTGAAAGATAAGTTCACAAAGTACTGCCACTCAAATGAGAGCAAGGAGCCTGTTTGTCCTGCGGAGTGGCTGACTATGACCAGCCTGAACTAA